A single window of Silurus meridionalis isolate SWU-2019-XX chromosome 11, ASM1480568v1, whole genome shotgun sequence DNA harbors:
- the ywhah gene encoding 14-3-3 protein eta, whose protein sequence is MADREQLIQRARLAEQAERYDDMAAAMKLVTELNEPLSNEDRNLLSVAYKNVVGARRSSWRVTSSIEQKTAAQDGGEKKLELVRAYRETIEKELEGVCQDVLSLLDSYLIKNCDESQLESKVFYLKMKGDYQRYLAEVGTGEKRTTAVATSEAAYKEAFDIAKNMAPTHPIRLGLALNFSVFYYEIQNAPEQACQLAKEAFDEAIGHLDNLNEDSYKDSTLIMQLLRDNLTLWTSDQQDSEGGDANN, encoded by the exons ATGGCAGACCGGGAGCAGCTCATCCAGAGGGCTCGGCTCGCCGAACAGGCGGAGCGCTACGATGACATGGCCGCCGCCATGAAGCTG GTGACCGAGTTGAACGAGCCGCTGTCCAACGAGGACCGTAACCTGCTGTCGGTAGCGTATAAGAACGTGGTGGGCGCGCGTCGCTCATCGTGGCGCGTCACCTCCAGCATCGAGCAGAAGACGGCGGCGCAAGACGGCGGCGAGAAGAAGCTGGAGCTGGTGCGCGCCTACCGCGAGACCATCGAGAAGGAACTGGAGGGCGTGTGCCAGGACGTCCTCTCGCTGCTCGACAGCTACCTCATCAAGAACTGCGACGAAAGCCAACTGGAGAGCAAAGTCTTCTACCTAAAGATGAAGGGCGACTACCAGCGCTACCTAGCCGAGGTAGGAACCGGCGAGAAGCGCACCACGGCCGTCGCCACCTCCGAGGCCGCCTACAAGGAAGCGTTCGACATCGCCAAGAACATGGCACCCACGCACCCCATCCGCCTCGGCCTGGCCCTCAACTTCTCCGTCTTCTACTATGAGATCCAGAACGCTCCCGAGCAGGCGTGCCAGCTCGCCAAGGAGGCGTTCGACGAGGCCATCGGACACCTGGACAATCTGAACGAGGACTCGTACAAGGACTCCACGCTCATCATGCAGCTCCTCAGGGACAACTTGACCCTGTGGACCAGTGACCAGCAGGACAGTGAAGGAGGAGACGCTAACAACTGA